One Campylobacteraceae bacterium DNA window includes the following coding sequences:
- a CDS encoding response regulator transcription factor, with product MKIMCGFGVGINVLLDIINKKIILMHKLKHCSILYVEDDPITQENISSYLKRQCKTLYLASNGKEGYDSFVKNTPDIVITDIQMPKLNGLEMAKKIRKISIKTQIIITSAYSQEEYLLKAINLHLIQYIIKPLSIIKIKEALLSCESYLEEKPKDKVYLSKDLVYNTQEKELSKINQIISLSKKERALLELFIKNHPSSLSYESIENDVYDSCSSKNAIKLLIKSLREKTSKNIISNVSGFGYKIHLDKNE from the coding sequence ATGAAAATTATGTGTGGCTTTGGTGTTGGAATAAACGTTTTACTTGATATAATAAATAAAAAGATAATTTTGATGCATAAATTAAAACACTGTAGTATATTATATGTCGAAGACGATCCAATTACACAAGAGAATATTTCTTCTTATTTAAAAAGGCAATGTAAAACACTGTATTTAGCCAGCAATGGAAAAGAAGGTTATGACAGTTTTGTTAAAAATACTCCAGATATCGTAATAACAGATATTCAAATGCCAAAACTAAATGGTCTTGAAATGGCAAAAAAGATACGAAAAATATCTATAAAAACACAAATTATTATTACCTCTGCTTATTCACAAGAAGAGTATTTATTAAAAGCCATCAATTTACATCTGATTCAATATATAATAAAACCTCTAAGTATTATAAAAATAAAAGAAGCTTTACTTAGCTGTGAAAGTTATTTAGAAGAAAAACCCAAGGATAAAGTGTACTTATCTAAGGATCTTGTTTATAATACCCAAGAAAAAGAATTAAGTAAAATAAATCAAATCATTTCATTATCTAAAAAAGAAAGGGCTTTGTTAGAGCTTTTTATAAAAAACCATCCCTCTTCCCTCTCATATGAAAGCATTGAAAATGATGTATACGATTCCTGCTCTTCCAAAAATGCTATTAAATTATTAATAAAATCACTCAGAGAAAAAACCTCCAAAAATATAATCTCAAATGTTTCTGGTTTTGGTTATAAAATACATTTGGATAAAAATGAATAA